A window from Exiguobacterium marinum DSM 16307 encodes these proteins:
- a CDS encoding ABC transporter transmembrane domain-containing protein has translation MRVFKQLSWFLRLEWKTYAIGIVLLIFVAGLELIPPRIIGRVVDEINSDSLASNTLWMLLGGLAAVGIGNYVARFFWRYFIFGASIRLGRKLRSQLYRHFTDLDQRFYKKSRVGDLMAHATNDVQAVSMTAGAGILTLVDSVTLGTFVIITMITTISWKLTLVALLPLPIMVALTTRYGKMLHNRFGVAQAAFSELNDKVQESVSGVRVLKSAGEVERDVDSFENLSSEVMAKNVRVAKIDALYDPTIFGIVGLSYILSVGYGAVLIEQGELTIGQIVSFTAYLALLTWPMLAFGWLFNIVERGRASYDRIERMLAVKPEIQDDRMAATTLAHSEVEVAVRKFAYDETIVLDDVHFRIERGKTIGIVGRTGAGKTTIVRLLTREYDVKDGKIKIGGINIRQVKKSLLMDKIAVVPQDHFLFSDSIANNIAFGRPDASMEEIIEAAKVAEVHEDIVRLPEGYATLVGERGVTLSGGQKQRISIARALMTEADVLILDDALSAVDAKTEESIIEHFRVGNPEQARVIVAHRLSAVEHADEILVIEDGKIVQRGRHELLLQEIGWYRETYDRQQLEAIVEGGGHDEA, from the coding sequence ATTCGTGTATTTAAACAATTATCTTGGTTTTTGCGTCTCGAGTGGAAGACGTATGCAATCGGTATCGTCTTACTCATATTCGTGGCAGGGTTAGAGTTGATTCCTCCACGCATCATCGGACGAGTCGTCGATGAAATCAACAGTGATTCACTCGCATCGAACACGCTTTGGATGTTACTCGGAGGACTAGCTGCGGTCGGGATTGGGAATTATGTTGCCCGCTTCTTTTGGCGCTATTTCATCTTTGGTGCTTCGATTCGTCTAGGTAGAAAGCTTCGCAGTCAATTGTATCGGCACTTTACGGACCTCGACCAGCGATTTTACAAAAAATCACGTGTCGGTGACTTAATGGCACATGCGACAAATGATGTACAGGCCGTATCGATGACGGCCGGAGCGGGGATTTTGACGCTTGTTGATAGCGTGACGCTCGGAACGTTCGTGATCATCACGATGATTACGACAATCAGTTGGAAACTGACGCTCGTCGCCTTACTGCCACTCCCAATCATGGTCGCTTTGACGACACGATATGGAAAGATGTTACATAACCGATTCGGGGTCGCTCAAGCGGCATTTTCAGAATTGAATGACAAAGTGCAGGAAAGTGTCAGTGGGGTTCGTGTCTTAAAGTCGGCCGGGGAAGTCGAGCGGGATGTGGATTCATTTGAAAACTTATCGAGTGAGGTCATGGCGAAAAACGTCCGTGTCGCTAAAATCGATGCCTTATATGATCCGACAATCTTCGGAATTGTCGGCCTTTCCTATATCCTTTCTGTCGGATACGGGGCAGTCTTAATCGAGCAGGGCGAATTGACAATTGGACAGATTGTCAGCTTCACTGCCTATTTGGCACTCTTGACGTGGCCGATGTTAGCATTCGGTTGGCTGTTTAACATTGTGGAACGGGGACGTGCCTCATACGACCGCATCGAGCGAATGCTTGCCGTCAAGCCTGAGATTCAAGACGATCGTATGGCTGCGACGACTCTGGCGCACTCAGAGGTGGAAGTTGCCGTTCGAAAGTTCGCTTATGATGAGACTATCGTACTCGATGACGTTCATTTCCGAATCGAGCGTGGGAAAACGATTGGGATCGTCGGAAGGACGGGGGCAGGCAAGACGACAATTGTACGCTTGTTGACCCGTGAGTATGATGTGAAAGATGGCAAAATCAAAATCGGTGGAATCAATATCCGCCAAGTGAAAAAGTCACTTCTCATGGATAAAATTGCAGTCGTGCCGCAAGACCACTTTTTATTCTCTGATTCTATCGCAAACAATATCGCATTCGGAAGACCCGATGCCAGCATGGAGGAAATCATCGAAGCGGCTAAGGTCGCAGAGGTACATGAAGATATCGTCCGCCTCCCTGAAGGGTACGCGACGCTCGTCGGTGAGCGCGGTGTGACATTATCAGGAGGACAGAAGCAGCGTATCTCCATTGCGCGGGCGCTCATGACAGAGGCTGATGTGTTGATTTTAGATGATGCGCTATCTGCCGTTGATGCGAAAACCGAAGAATCGATTATCGAGCATTTTCGTGTCGGCAATCCGGAACAGGCACGAGTCATCGTCGCACATCGACTTTCCGCAGTCGAACATGCCGATGAGATTCTCGTCATCGAAGACGGTAAAATTGTACAACGTGGACGGCATGAGTTACTCCTTCAAGAGATAGGCTGGTATCGAGAAACATATGACCGTCAACAGCTTGAGGCGATCGTAGAAGGGGGTGGGCACGATGAAGCATGA
- a CDS encoding ABC transporter ATP-binding protein, with protein MKHDIQEWQVIKRLLSYAKRYGKPLGIAFVFLLIATGAKLAGPFLIKVFIDEFVTPGVYPTNWVIALFTVYMILHLSAILFDYLQSISFQKIALKIVQNIRMDIFRHVMGMRLAYFDRTPAGVLVSRITNDTEAVKELYVGVMSTFVQSAVQLIGTYIFLYILEPQLATMGLVLLPLFWLIIWAYRSFSTKYFAQVRDLLSQLNAQLNESINGMGIIQQFRQEERLIRQFEETNEAHQEARYRNLKLDSMLLRPIIELLLAFSIIGLLGYYGVLSMTEQVQVGVVYAFISYIERIFRPVLDIMQRLSEFQQAVVSADRVFKILDTNEPSPGKQLPGEARVSEGEVRFEDVTFSYDGEVDVLKHISFVAKPGETVALVGHTGSGKSSIINLLTRFYPYGSGKITIDGQPLEQFEEQELRQQVGLVLQDPFLFTGTIEENLKLFNPNIDSERTREAAEFVQAHTFIEKLDAGYGHIVGERGATFSSGERQLLAFARTVARNPKILILDEATSSIDTETEERVQIALDRMRRGRTTIAIAHRLSTIQDADLILVLHRGEIVERGNHQELLKQDGLYKKMYELQSGQRLMS; from the coding sequence ATGAAGCATGATATTCAAGAATGGCAAGTCATCAAACGATTGCTGAGTTACGCGAAACGGTACGGTAAACCTCTCGGTATCGCCTTCGTTTTTCTATTGATTGCGACAGGTGCCAAGTTGGCCGGTCCATTTCTCATTAAAGTGTTCATCGATGAGTTTGTCACGCCAGGTGTCTATCCGACGAACTGGGTGATTGCCCTCTTCACTGTTTATATGATTCTGCACTTGTCAGCTATTCTATTTGACTATCTGCAGTCCATCTCCTTCCAAAAGATTGCATTGAAGATTGTCCAGAACATTCGAATGGATATTTTTCGTCACGTCATGGGGATGCGTCTCGCTTATTTTGATCGTACCCCAGCCGGTGTCCTCGTATCCCGCATCACGAATGATACCGAGGCCGTAAAAGAGCTATACGTCGGTGTCATGAGTACGTTCGTTCAGTCGGCTGTCCAATTGATTGGGACGTATATATTCCTATACATACTAGAGCCGCAACTTGCGACGATGGGACTTGTCCTACTGCCGCTCTTTTGGCTCATCATCTGGGCGTATCGTAGTTTCTCGACGAAGTATTTTGCTCAAGTTCGAGACCTGTTGTCTCAACTCAATGCCCAGTTGAACGAATCCATCAATGGAATGGGAATCATTCAACAATTCCGCCAAGAAGAACGACTCATCCGTCAGTTTGAAGAAACGAATGAGGCGCACCAAGAGGCACGATATCGGAACTTAAAGCTCGATAGTATGTTACTCCGTCCAATTATTGAGTTGTTGCTCGCCTTCTCCATCATTGGACTTCTCGGGTATTATGGAGTCCTCTCGATGACTGAGCAAGTTCAAGTCGGGGTCGTCTACGCGTTCATCAGTTATATCGAGCGTATTTTCCGACCGGTGCTTGACATCATGCAACGACTGAGCGAGTTTCAACAAGCTGTCGTATCTGCGGACCGCGTCTTTAAAATTTTAGATACAAATGAGCCATCTCCAGGAAAACAGTTGCCAGGAGAAGCTCGTGTTTCGGAAGGGGAGGTGCGATTCGAGGATGTGACGTTCAGTTATGACGGTGAAGTCGATGTGTTGAAACATATCTCGTTCGTCGCCAAGCCAGGAGAAACGGTCGCGCTCGTCGGTCATACCGGTAGCGGGAAAAGTTCGATCATTAACTTATTGACACGTTTTTACCCATATGGATCTGGCAAAATCACGATCGATGGACAGCCACTCGAACAATTTGAAGAACAAGAACTTCGTCAGCAAGTTGGACTGGTACTTCAAGACCCGTTCTTGTTTACGGGAACGATTGAAGAAAATTTAAAACTGTTCAATCCGAACATCGATTCAGAACGAACGCGTGAGGCCGCTGAATTTGTTCAGGCACATACGTTCATCGAGAAGTTGGATGCCGGATATGGACATATCGTCGGGGAGCGTGGGGCTACCTTCTCGAGTGGAGAACGGCAATTGCTTGCATTTGCACGCACGGTCGCGCGAAATCCAAAAATACTCATTCTCGATGAGGCGACGAGTTCAATCGATACCGAGACGGAAGAACGTGTTCAAATTGCACTCGATCGGATGCGCCGTGGTCGTACGACAATTGCGATTGCCCATCGCCTGTCGACGATTCAAGATGCCGATTTGATATTGGTTTTGCATCGAGGGGAAATCGTGGAGAGGGGAAATCATCAGGAGTTGTTGAAACAGGATGGTCTTTATAAAAAAATGTATGAACTTCAGTCTGGTCAACGTCTGATGTCTTGA
- a CDS encoding aspartyl-phosphate phosphatase Spo0E family protein produces the protein MAVTAADTLHQAIEQKRDELYEIASEHSWTSPEVILVSQELDSLITHHVLSKYKKEQLNT, from the coding sequence GTGGCAGTCACCGCAGCAGATACACTACACCAAGCCATTGAACAAAAACGTGATGAACTGTATGAAATCGCGTCAGAGCACTCTTGGACCTCGCCAGAAGTCATATTGGTCAGTCAAGAACTTGACTCGCTGATTACTCATCACGTCCTATCAAAATATAAAAAAGAACAGCTCAATACTTAA
- a CDS encoding cytochrome c biogenesis CcdA family protein — translation MEVTLWLAFGAGVLSFLSPCTLPLYPVFLSYITGVSVSELKNEGLKQRTAWFHTFSFLFGFSIVFLVLGLSTSLIADVFIQYKDSLRMFGAILIFVFGVFLAGLWQPRFMMREKKMDIGERKSGYFGTVLIGIGFAAGWTPCTGPILAGVIALAATNPSQGLGYMLAYVIGFAIPFLVMVAFVGKIKYLARNSAKVAKVGGYLMMAFGVLLYFDGMNRFAAWMSELVGFTGF, via the coding sequence ATGGAAGTCACATTATGGCTCGCATTTGGGGCGGGCGTCTTATCGTTTTTATCACCATGTACGCTCCCGTTGTATCCGGTTTTTCTATCGTATATTACCGGGGTTTCCGTATCGGAATTAAAAAATGAAGGATTGAAACAGCGTACAGCTTGGTTCCACACATTTTCGTTCTTATTCGGCTTTTCGATTGTCTTTCTCGTACTTGGATTATCGACATCGTTGATTGCAGACGTCTTCATCCAGTATAAAGATAGTCTACGGATGTTCGGAGCCATCTTGATTTTCGTATTCGGCGTTTTTTTGGCGGGCCTTTGGCAACCGCGATTCATGATGCGCGAAAAGAAAATGGATATCGGCGAACGAAAGAGTGGGTATTTTGGAACCGTATTAATCGGAATTGGGTTTGCAGCTGGTTGGACGCCTTGTACGGGTCCGATTTTAGCGGGCGTGATTGCACTTGCCGCAACGAATCCGAGCCAAGGTCTCGGCTACATGTTGGCGTATGTCATCGGTTTTGCGATTCCGTTTTTAGTGATGGTCGCTTTCGTAGGCAAAATTAAGTACTTAGCACGAAACAGCGCGAAAGTTGCAAAAGTTGGAGGCTATTTGATGATGGCGTTCGGCGTACTATTATATTTTGACGGAATGAATCGATTCGCGGCCTGGATGAGCGAACTTGTCGGATTCACCGGATTTTAA
- a CDS encoding CcdC family protein produces MLWGSTLIALLMGIVASFVRVKASAKPTNAKKILIPPLAMTTGMIQFLIPAFRLSWIEVLEALAVGLIFSLFLIKTSNFEKRDGEVYLSRSKAFFIVVFALLAIRTAMKVWVGHEVDIFSTGGLFYLIAWGMIVPWRIAMYQKYKRIAIT; encoded by the coding sequence ATGTTATGGGGATCGACTCTTATTGCATTATTGATGGGGATCGTGGCAAGCTTCGTTCGTGTGAAAGCATCGGCGAAACCGACGAATGCAAAAAAAATCTTGATTCCACCGCTTGCGATGACAACAGGGATGATTCAGTTTTTGATTCCTGCGTTTCGCTTGTCATGGATTGAAGTACTTGAAGCGCTAGCGGTCGGACTGATCTTTAGCCTGTTCTTAATCAAAACATCAAACTTTGAAAAACGGGATGGGGAAGTGTATCTGTCCCGCTCGAAAGCATTTTTTATCGTGGTTTTTGCACTACTTGCGATTCGCACGGCGATGAAAGTTTGGGTCGGGCATGAAGTCGATATTTTCTCCACTGGAGGATTGTTCTATTTAATTGCGTGGGGGATGATTGTTCCGTGGCGAATTGCGATGTATCAGAAGTATAAACGAATCGCAATCACATGA